From the candidate division WOR-3 bacterium genome, one window contains:
- a CDS encoding radical SAM protein has translation MKAMSKSTLFYKGGVNFSQEFFYLFKKGGINAILSCLKLFSTALKNEKINQFGDKAVLFFLIPPIPSESFKRHLRHYSNKFILGNSKTLFGQAFIAVNRKCPFNCWYCSAEHTADNEMSLEELDKIIMLFKYWGASTIVFTGGEPLLRDDIDNLISKYSKELSFIILTSGYGLNLERARRLKDSGLFSVSISLDHYDRKINDQSRGREGAFDIALDAIKNAKSAGLYTVVQTVATSELLRDGETERFIDFVKNLDVDELFLLEPLCTGRLFSKEKDIYVNSEEIERLKSLHIQSAREKDGVKVITSPFIEDTEKFGCGAGTQHIYVDTSGDLWPCNFLPVSLGNLLREPETVKIRLKKYFSKPCGFCILKKYHKELLKYYDNGLPIKFERVEKILEKMDKA, from the coding sequence ATGAAAGCGATGAGTAAGAGTACATTATTTTATAAAGGTGGGGTTAATTTTTCTCAAGAATTTTTTTATCTTTTTAAAAAAGGCGGAATAAATGCAATTCTTTCCTGTTTAAAACTATTCAGCACTGCCTTGAAGAACGAAAAGATTAATCAATTTGGAGACAAGGCAGTCCTTTTCTTTCTCATTCCCCCGATTCCATCAGAAAGTTTTAAACGCCATTTAAGACATTATTCCAATAAGTTTATTTTAGGAAATAGCAAAACACTCTTTGGCCAGGCATTCATTGCGGTCAATCGTAAGTGTCCATTTAATTGCTGGTATTGTAGTGCGGAGCATACGGCGGATAATGAAATGAGTTTAGAGGAATTAGACAAAATTATTATGTTGTTTAAATACTGGGGTGCAAGCACCATTGTCTTCACCGGTGGTGAGCCACTTTTAAGGGATGACATAGATAATTTGATTTCCAAATATTCAAAAGAGCTGTCTTTTATAATTTTGACCTCAGGCTATGGGTTAAATTTAGAAAGGGCAAGGAGACTAAAAGACAGTGGTTTGTTTTCCGTGTCCATCAGCCTCGACCACTACGACCGAAAAATTAATGATCAATCAAGAGGCAGAGAGGGGGCGTTTGACATTGCCCTTGATGCCATAAAGAATGCCAAGAGTGCTGGATTGTATACAGTCGTCCAGACCGTAGCAACAAGCGAATTGTTAAGGGATGGAGAGACAGAAAGATTCATAGACTTTGTAAAAAATTTAGATGTTGATGAATTATTCCTGCTTGAACCGCTCTGCACTGGAAGATTGTTTAGTAAAGAAAAAGATATCTATGTGAACAGCGAGGAGATAGAACGATTAAAATCATTACATATTCAATCAGCAAGAGAGAAAGATGGTGTAAAGGTTATCACATCTCCATTTATTGAAGACACAGAAAAATTTGGCTGTGGTGCTGGCACCCAGCATATCTATGTTGATACGAGTGGCGATCTCTGGCCCTGCAATTTTCTCCCTGTATCATTGGGGAATCTCTTAAGAGAACCTGAGACTGTGAAGATAAGACTCAAGAAATATTTCAGTAAGCCATGTGGTTTCTGTATTCTAAAGAAGTACCACAAAGAATTATTAAAATATTATGATAATGGATTGCCTATAAAGTTTGAACGCGTAGAAAAGATATTAGAAAAGATGGATAAAGCCTGA